The following coding sequences lie in one Arachis hypogaea cultivar Tifrunner chromosome 4, arahy.Tifrunner.gnm2.J5K5, whole genome shotgun sequence genomic window:
- the LOC112796736 gene encoding uncharacterized protein isoform X2, with amino-acid sequence MERSEPALVPEWLRGAGNVAGAGNSAQQFASPSNHADTPTLADRSRNRSSKTNGDFDSTRSISFERTASSNSRRSSINGSAKHAYSSFNRSHRDKDRDREKDRSNFSDQWDRGSSERIERETLQRSHSMLSRKQSETLIRRVVVNTKSGGSSNQNNGNGILSGGSISSVQKAFFDKDFPSLGAEEKQGIAEIGRVPSPGLGSAASQSLPVGNSALIRGEGWTSALAEVPTIIGSSSPGFVMVQQNATAASGSVASSTTAGLNMAEALAQTPSQARSAPQVLVKIQRLEELAIKQSRQLIPVTPSMPKALVPNSSEKSKPKAAVRSTEMSVSAKSLPQQPSGLHSTSQSVRNVNTKVEAPKTCGKFTDLKSVVWENGVSPTFSKEVSNLTNSSIGKSGSQHAVASAVASTPSKNTNYMKSPTVQKPSLDLKIGSTVEKRHSHSHSQSRNDFFNLIKKKTLMNSSTVVPDSIPVVSSPISEKSGELNGVVVKPSVYPQSTGNGPQVTSNGNAHAYEESQRLSDSEEKDSIPSATISPDEEEAAFLRSLGWEENSDEDEGLTEEEINAFYQECKKLGPTTFKLCQGMQPNLSKLFESYASNLHGASAELSSSNSGSEA; translated from the exons ATGGAAAGAAGTGAACCTGCATTAGTTCCAGAATGGTTGAGAGGTGCTGGAAATGTTGCTGGGGCTGGCAATTCAGCCCAACAGTTTGCATCCCCATCTAATCATGCAG ATACTCCGACTCTAGCCGATAGATCAAGGAACAGATCTTCTAAGACAAATGGTGATTTTGATAGCACACGTTCTATATCTTTTGAACGGACTGCCTCATCAAATTCTCGTAGGAGTTCCATCAATGGTTCTGCTAAGCATGCCTACAGTAGTTTCAATAGAAGTCATCGTGACAAGGACCGTGATAGAGAGAAAGATAGATCCAATTTTAGTGACCAGTGGGATCGTGGTAGTTCTGAAAGGATAGAGAGGGAGACATTGCAACGTTCTCATTCAATGCTTTCCAGGAAACAGAGTGAGACTTTAATTCGCAGAGTTGTTGTAAATACAAAATCTGGTGGCAGTAGCAATCAGAACAATGGGAATGGCATACTTTCTGGTGGTAGTATTAGTAGTGTTCAGAAAGCTTTCTTTGACAAGGATTTTCCATCACTTGGGGCTGAGGAGAAGCAGGGTATAGCTGAAATAGGAAGAGTTCCATCTCCTGGTTTGGGTTCTGCTGCTAGTCAAAGCCTACCGGTTGGTAATTCAGCTTTGATACGTGGGGAAGGATGGACATCTGCACTAGCAGAGGTACCTACCATAATTGGAAGCAGTAGTCCAGGATTTGTAATGGTGCAACAAAATGCAACTGCAGCTTCTGGGTCTGTAGCTTCAAGCACAACAGCTGGTCTTAATATGGCTGAAGCATTGGCCCAGACTCCGTCCCAAGCTCGTTCTGCACCTCAG GTGTTGGTCAAAATCCAAAGGCTTGAGGAACTGGCTATTAAGCAGTCAAGGCAATTGATTCCAGTAACACCATCAATGCCTAAAGCTTTG GTTCCTAATTCCTCTGAGAAATCAAAGCCAAAAGCAGCAGTCAGAAGTACTGAGATGAGTGTTTCTGCAAAGAGTTTGCCCCAGCAGCCCTCTGGGTTGCACAGTACTAGTCAGTCTGTTCGAAATGTAAATACCAAAGTTGAAGCTCCGAAGACATGTGGAAAATTTACTGATCTTAAATCCGTGGTGTGGGAGAATGGTGTTTCTCCTACCTTCTCCAAGGAGGTTTCAAATTTGACAAATTCTTCCATCGGCAAATCAGGAAGTCAACATGCTGTTGCTTCAGCGGTTGCTTCTACCCCTTCGAAGAACACCAATTACATGAAATCTCCCACAGTGCAAAAGCCATCTTTGGATCTGAAAATAGGTTCCACAGTGGAGAAGAGACATTCTCATTCACATTCGCAGAGTCGAAACGATTTCTTCAATCTCATTAAAAAGAAAACACTGATGAACTCCTCTACAGTTGTTCCAGATTCTATCCCGGTGGTTTCATCTCCTATATCAGAGAAATCTGGTGAATTAAATGGAGTAGTAGTTAAACCTTCTGTATATCCTCAATCCACTGGAAATGGTCCTCAAGTGACAAGCAATGGCAATGCTCATGCCTATGAAGAGTCACAGAGACTTTCTGATAGTGAAGAAAAAGATTCTATTCCCAGTGCGACAATATCTCCTGATGAGGAAGAGGCTGCATTCCTTCGTTCTCTTGGCTGGGAGGAGAATTCAGATGAGGATGAAGGGCTTACGGAGGAGGAGATCAATGCCTTCTATCAGGAG TGCAAGAAGTTGGGCCCCACAACATTCAAGCTCTGCCAAGGGATGCAACCAAACCTGTCCAAGTTGTTTGAATCCTATGCATCCAACTTGCATGGAGCTTCTGCTGAGTTGAGCTCCTCTAATTCTGGATCGGAAGCTTGA
- the LOC112796736 gene encoding uncharacterized protein isoform X1: MERSEPALVPEWLRGAGNVAGAGNSAQQFASPSNHADTPTLADRSRNRSSKTNGDFDSTRSISFERTASSNSRRSSINGSAKHAYSSFNRSHRDKDRDREKDRSNFSDQWDRGSSERIERETLQRSHSMLSRKQSETLIRRVVVNTKSGGSSNQNNGNGILSGGSISSVQKAFFDKDFPSLGAEEKQGIAEIGRVPSPGLGSAASQSLPVGNSALIRGEGWTSALAEVPTIIGSSSPGFVMVQQNATAASGSVASSTTAGLNMAEALAQTPSQARSAPQVLVKIQRLEELAIKQSRQLIPVTPSMPKALVPNSSEKSKPKAAVRSTEMSVSAKSLPQQPSGLHSTSQSVRNVNTKVEAPKTCGKFTDLKSVVWENGVSPTFSKEVSNLTNSSIGKSGSQHAVASAVASTPSKNTNYMKSPTVQKPSLDLKIGSTVEKRHSHSHSQSRNDFFNLIKKKTLMNSSTVVPDSIPVVSSPISEKSGELNGVVVKPSVYPQSTGNGPQVTSNGNAHAYEESQRLSDSEEKDSIPSATISPDEEEAAFLRSLGWEENSDEDEGLTEEEINAFYQEVCKKLGPTTFKLCQGMQPNLSKLFESYASNLHGASAELSSSNSGSEA, encoded by the exons ATGGAAAGAAGTGAACCTGCATTAGTTCCAGAATGGTTGAGAGGTGCTGGAAATGTTGCTGGGGCTGGCAATTCAGCCCAACAGTTTGCATCCCCATCTAATCATGCAG ATACTCCGACTCTAGCCGATAGATCAAGGAACAGATCTTCTAAGACAAATGGTGATTTTGATAGCACACGTTCTATATCTTTTGAACGGACTGCCTCATCAAATTCTCGTAGGAGTTCCATCAATGGTTCTGCTAAGCATGCCTACAGTAGTTTCAATAGAAGTCATCGTGACAAGGACCGTGATAGAGAGAAAGATAGATCCAATTTTAGTGACCAGTGGGATCGTGGTAGTTCTGAAAGGATAGAGAGGGAGACATTGCAACGTTCTCATTCAATGCTTTCCAGGAAACAGAGTGAGACTTTAATTCGCAGAGTTGTTGTAAATACAAAATCTGGTGGCAGTAGCAATCAGAACAATGGGAATGGCATACTTTCTGGTGGTAGTATTAGTAGTGTTCAGAAAGCTTTCTTTGACAAGGATTTTCCATCACTTGGGGCTGAGGAGAAGCAGGGTATAGCTGAAATAGGAAGAGTTCCATCTCCTGGTTTGGGTTCTGCTGCTAGTCAAAGCCTACCGGTTGGTAATTCAGCTTTGATACGTGGGGAAGGATGGACATCTGCACTAGCAGAGGTACCTACCATAATTGGAAGCAGTAGTCCAGGATTTGTAATGGTGCAACAAAATGCAACTGCAGCTTCTGGGTCTGTAGCTTCAAGCACAACAGCTGGTCTTAATATGGCTGAAGCATTGGCCCAGACTCCGTCCCAAGCTCGTTCTGCACCTCAG GTGTTGGTCAAAATCCAAAGGCTTGAGGAACTGGCTATTAAGCAGTCAAGGCAATTGATTCCAGTAACACCATCAATGCCTAAAGCTTTG GTTCCTAATTCCTCTGAGAAATCAAAGCCAAAAGCAGCAGTCAGAAGTACTGAGATGAGTGTTTCTGCAAAGAGTTTGCCCCAGCAGCCCTCTGGGTTGCACAGTACTAGTCAGTCTGTTCGAAATGTAAATACCAAAGTTGAAGCTCCGAAGACATGTGGAAAATTTACTGATCTTAAATCCGTGGTGTGGGAGAATGGTGTTTCTCCTACCTTCTCCAAGGAGGTTTCAAATTTGACAAATTCTTCCATCGGCAAATCAGGAAGTCAACATGCTGTTGCTTCAGCGGTTGCTTCTACCCCTTCGAAGAACACCAATTACATGAAATCTCCCACAGTGCAAAAGCCATCTTTGGATCTGAAAATAGGTTCCACAGTGGAGAAGAGACATTCTCATTCACATTCGCAGAGTCGAAACGATTTCTTCAATCTCATTAAAAAGAAAACACTGATGAACTCCTCTACAGTTGTTCCAGATTCTATCCCGGTGGTTTCATCTCCTATATCAGAGAAATCTGGTGAATTAAATGGAGTAGTAGTTAAACCTTCTGTATATCCTCAATCCACTGGAAATGGTCCTCAAGTGACAAGCAATGGCAATGCTCATGCCTATGAAGAGTCACAGAGACTTTCTGATAGTGAAGAAAAAGATTCTATTCCCAGTGCGACAATATCTCCTGATGAGGAAGAGGCTGCATTCCTTCGTTCTCTTGGCTGGGAGGAGAATTCAGATGAGGATGAAGGGCTTACGGAGGAGGAGATCAATGCCTTCTATCAGGAGGTG TGCAAGAAGTTGGGCCCCACAACATTCAAGCTCTGCCAAGGGATGCAACCAAACCTGTCCAAGTTGTTTGAATCCTATGCATCCAACTTGCATGGAGCTTCTGCTGAGTTGAGCTCCTCTAATTCTGGATCGGAAGCTTGA
- the LOC112796736 gene encoding uncharacterized protein isoform X3 has protein sequence MLLGLAIQPNSLHPHLIMQYYCVDTPTLADRSRNRSSKTNGDFDSTRSISFERTASSNSRRSSINGSAKHAYSSFNRSHRDKDRDREKDRSNFSDQWDRGSSERIERETLQRSHSMLSRKQSETLIRRVVVNTKSGGSSNQNNGNGILSGGSISSVQKAFFDKDFPSLGAEEKQGIAEIGRVPSPGLGSAASQSLPVGNSALIRGEGWTSALAEVPTIIGSSSPGFVMVQQNATAASGSVASSTTAGLNMAEALAQTPSQARSAPQVLVKIQRLEELAIKQSRQLIPVTPSMPKALVPNSSEKSKPKAAVRSTEMSVSAKSLPQQPSGLHSTSQSVRNVNTKVEAPKTCGKFTDLKSVVWENGVSPTFSKEVSNLTNSSIGKSGSQHAVASAVASTPSKNTNYMKSPTVQKPSLDLKIGSTVEKRHSHSHSQSRNDFFNLIKKKTLMNSSTVVPDSIPVVSSPISEKSGELNGVVVKPSVYPQSTGNGPQVTSNGNAHAYEESQRLSDSEEKDSIPSATISPDEEEAAFLRSLGWEENSDEDEGLTEEEINAFYQEVCKKLGPTTFKLCQGMQPNLSKLFESYASNLHGASAELSSSNSGSEA, from the exons ATGTTGCTGGGGCTGGCAATTCAGCCCAACAGTTTGCATCCCCATCTAATCATGCAG TATTATTGTGTAGATACTCCGACTCTAGCCGATAGATCAAGGAACAGATCTTCTAAGACAAATGGTGATTTTGATAGCACACGTTCTATATCTTTTGAACGGACTGCCTCATCAAATTCTCGTAGGAGTTCCATCAATGGTTCTGCTAAGCATGCCTACAGTAGTTTCAATAGAAGTCATCGTGACAAGGACCGTGATAGAGAGAAAGATAGATCCAATTTTAGTGACCAGTGGGATCGTGGTAGTTCTGAAAGGATAGAGAGGGAGACATTGCAACGTTCTCATTCAATGCTTTCCAGGAAACAGAGTGAGACTTTAATTCGCAGAGTTGTTGTAAATACAAAATCTGGTGGCAGTAGCAATCAGAACAATGGGAATGGCATACTTTCTGGTGGTAGTATTAGTAGTGTTCAGAAAGCTTTCTTTGACAAGGATTTTCCATCACTTGGGGCTGAGGAGAAGCAGGGTATAGCTGAAATAGGAAGAGTTCCATCTCCTGGTTTGGGTTCTGCTGCTAGTCAAAGCCTACCGGTTGGTAATTCAGCTTTGATACGTGGGGAAGGATGGACATCTGCACTAGCAGAGGTACCTACCATAATTGGAAGCAGTAGTCCAGGATTTGTAATGGTGCAACAAAATGCAACTGCAGCTTCTGGGTCTGTAGCTTCAAGCACAACAGCTGGTCTTAATATGGCTGAAGCATTGGCCCAGACTCCGTCCCAAGCTCGTTCTGCACCTCAG GTGTTGGTCAAAATCCAAAGGCTTGAGGAACTGGCTATTAAGCAGTCAAGGCAATTGATTCCAGTAACACCATCAATGCCTAAAGCTTTG GTTCCTAATTCCTCTGAGAAATCAAAGCCAAAAGCAGCAGTCAGAAGTACTGAGATGAGTGTTTCTGCAAAGAGTTTGCCCCAGCAGCCCTCTGGGTTGCACAGTACTAGTCAGTCTGTTCGAAATGTAAATACCAAAGTTGAAGCTCCGAAGACATGTGGAAAATTTACTGATCTTAAATCCGTGGTGTGGGAGAATGGTGTTTCTCCTACCTTCTCCAAGGAGGTTTCAAATTTGACAAATTCTTCCATCGGCAAATCAGGAAGTCAACATGCTGTTGCTTCAGCGGTTGCTTCTACCCCTTCGAAGAACACCAATTACATGAAATCTCCCACAGTGCAAAAGCCATCTTTGGATCTGAAAATAGGTTCCACAGTGGAGAAGAGACATTCTCATTCACATTCGCAGAGTCGAAACGATTTCTTCAATCTCATTAAAAAGAAAACACTGATGAACTCCTCTACAGTTGTTCCAGATTCTATCCCGGTGGTTTCATCTCCTATATCAGAGAAATCTGGTGAATTAAATGGAGTAGTAGTTAAACCTTCTGTATATCCTCAATCCACTGGAAATGGTCCTCAAGTGACAAGCAATGGCAATGCTCATGCCTATGAAGAGTCACAGAGACTTTCTGATAGTGAAGAAAAAGATTCTATTCCCAGTGCGACAATATCTCCTGATGAGGAAGAGGCTGCATTCCTTCGTTCTCTTGGCTGGGAGGAGAATTCAGATGAGGATGAAGGGCTTACGGAGGAGGAGATCAATGCCTTCTATCAGGAGGTG TGCAAGAAGTTGGGCCCCACAACATTCAAGCTCTGCCAAGGGATGCAACCAAACCTGTCCAAGTTGTTTGAATCCTATGCATCCAACTTGCATGGAGCTTCTGCTGAGTTGAGCTCCTCTAATTCTGGATCGGAAGCTTGA
- the LOC112796736 gene encoding uncharacterized protein isoform X4 yields the protein MLLGLAIQPNSLHPHLIMQYYCVDTPTLADRSRNRSSKTNGDFDSTRSISFERTASSNSRRSSINGSAKHAYSSFNRSHRDKDRDREKDRSNFSDQWDRGSSERIERETLQRSHSMLSRKQSETLIRRVVVNTKSGGSSNQNNGNGILSGGSISSVQKAFFDKDFPSLGAEEKQGIAEIGRVPSPGLGSAASQSLPVGNSALIRGEGWTSALAEVPTIIGSSSPGFVMVQQNATAASGSVASSTTAGLNMAEALAQTPSQARSAPQVLVKIQRLEELAIKQSRQLIPVTPSMPKALVPNSSEKSKPKAAVRSTEMSVSAKSLPQQPSGLHSTSQSVRNVNTKVEAPKTCGKFTDLKSVVWENGVSPTFSKEVSNLTNSSIGKSGSQHAVASAVASTPSKNTNYMKSPTVQKPSLDLKIGSTVEKRHSHSHSQSRNDFFNLIKKKTLMNSSTVVPDSIPVVSSPISEKSGELNGVVVKPSVYPQSTGNGPQVTSNGNAHAYEESQRLSDSEEKDSIPSATISPDEEEAAFLRSLGWEENSDEDEGLTEEEINAFYQECKKLGPTTFKLCQGMQPNLSKLFESYASNLHGASAELSSSNSGSEA from the exons ATGTTGCTGGGGCTGGCAATTCAGCCCAACAGTTTGCATCCCCATCTAATCATGCAG TATTATTGTGTAGATACTCCGACTCTAGCCGATAGATCAAGGAACAGATCTTCTAAGACAAATGGTGATTTTGATAGCACACGTTCTATATCTTTTGAACGGACTGCCTCATCAAATTCTCGTAGGAGTTCCATCAATGGTTCTGCTAAGCATGCCTACAGTAGTTTCAATAGAAGTCATCGTGACAAGGACCGTGATAGAGAGAAAGATAGATCCAATTTTAGTGACCAGTGGGATCGTGGTAGTTCTGAAAGGATAGAGAGGGAGACATTGCAACGTTCTCATTCAATGCTTTCCAGGAAACAGAGTGAGACTTTAATTCGCAGAGTTGTTGTAAATACAAAATCTGGTGGCAGTAGCAATCAGAACAATGGGAATGGCATACTTTCTGGTGGTAGTATTAGTAGTGTTCAGAAAGCTTTCTTTGACAAGGATTTTCCATCACTTGGGGCTGAGGAGAAGCAGGGTATAGCTGAAATAGGAAGAGTTCCATCTCCTGGTTTGGGTTCTGCTGCTAGTCAAAGCCTACCGGTTGGTAATTCAGCTTTGATACGTGGGGAAGGATGGACATCTGCACTAGCAGAGGTACCTACCATAATTGGAAGCAGTAGTCCAGGATTTGTAATGGTGCAACAAAATGCAACTGCAGCTTCTGGGTCTGTAGCTTCAAGCACAACAGCTGGTCTTAATATGGCTGAAGCATTGGCCCAGACTCCGTCCCAAGCTCGTTCTGCACCTCAG GTGTTGGTCAAAATCCAAAGGCTTGAGGAACTGGCTATTAAGCAGTCAAGGCAATTGATTCCAGTAACACCATCAATGCCTAAAGCTTTG GTTCCTAATTCCTCTGAGAAATCAAAGCCAAAAGCAGCAGTCAGAAGTACTGAGATGAGTGTTTCTGCAAAGAGTTTGCCCCAGCAGCCCTCTGGGTTGCACAGTACTAGTCAGTCTGTTCGAAATGTAAATACCAAAGTTGAAGCTCCGAAGACATGTGGAAAATTTACTGATCTTAAATCCGTGGTGTGGGAGAATGGTGTTTCTCCTACCTTCTCCAAGGAGGTTTCAAATTTGACAAATTCTTCCATCGGCAAATCAGGAAGTCAACATGCTGTTGCTTCAGCGGTTGCTTCTACCCCTTCGAAGAACACCAATTACATGAAATCTCCCACAGTGCAAAAGCCATCTTTGGATCTGAAAATAGGTTCCACAGTGGAGAAGAGACATTCTCATTCACATTCGCAGAGTCGAAACGATTTCTTCAATCTCATTAAAAAGAAAACACTGATGAACTCCTCTACAGTTGTTCCAGATTCTATCCCGGTGGTTTCATCTCCTATATCAGAGAAATCTGGTGAATTAAATGGAGTAGTAGTTAAACCTTCTGTATATCCTCAATCCACTGGAAATGGTCCTCAAGTGACAAGCAATGGCAATGCTCATGCCTATGAAGAGTCACAGAGACTTTCTGATAGTGAAGAAAAAGATTCTATTCCCAGTGCGACAATATCTCCTGATGAGGAAGAGGCTGCATTCCTTCGTTCTCTTGGCTGGGAGGAGAATTCAGATGAGGATGAAGGGCTTACGGAGGAGGAGATCAATGCCTTCTATCAGGAG TGCAAGAAGTTGGGCCCCACAACATTCAAGCTCTGCCAAGGGATGCAACCAAACCTGTCCAAGTTGTTTGAATCCTATGCATCCAACTTGCATGGAGCTTCTGCTGAGTTGAGCTCCTCTAATTCTGGATCGGAAGCTTGA